A stretch of the Ictidomys tridecemlineatus isolate mIctTri1 chromosome 5, mIctTri1.hap1, whole genome shotgun sequence genome encodes the following:
- the Brms1l gene encoding breast cancer metastasis-suppressor 1-like protein isoform X1 encodes MRWRWTTPKMRGAAPRTRTLRARRSLRMEIAQKFGKRTQWEHEYQSKITYEMDDEDCERRRMECLDEMSNLEKQFTDLKDQLYKERLSQVDAKLQEVIAGKAPEYLEPLATLQENMQIRTKVAGIYRELCLESVKNKYECEIQASRQHCESEKLLLYDTVQSELEEKIRRLEEDRHSIDITSELWNDELQSRKKRKDPFSPDKKKPVVVSGPYIVYMLQDLDILEDWTTIRKAMATLGPHRVKTELFELIPLAPVKLEKHLHSARSEEGRLYYDGEWYIRGQTICIDKKDECPTSAVITTINHDEVWFKRPDGSKSKLYISQLQKGKYSIKHS; translated from the exons AAATTTGGGAAGAGGACACAGTGGGAGCATGAGTATCAGTCCAAGATAACTTATG aaATGGATGACGAAGACTGTGAAAGAAGAAGAATGGAATGTTTAGATGAAATGTCCAATCTTGAAAAACAGTTTACAGATCTCAAAGATCA ACTTTATAAAGAACGATTAAGTCAGGTGGATGCAAAACTGCAAGAAGTCATAGCTGGAAAAGCCCCAGAGTATTTGGAACCACTGGCAACTTTGcaagaaaatatgcaaattcGTACAAAGGTAGCAG GAATCTATAGAGAGCTCTGCTTAGAATCTGTAAAGAACAAATATGAATGTGAAATTCAAGCTTCTCGCCAGCATTGTGAG agtgAAAAGCTTTTGTTATACGATACAGTCCAGAGTGAGCTGGAGGAGAAGATAAGAAGGCTTGAGGAGGACAGGCACAGCATTGACATTACTTCAG AGTTGTGGAATGATGAACTTCAgtcaagaaaaaagagaaaggatcCTTTCAGTCCTGACAAAAAGAAGCCAGTTGTTGTCTCAG GTCCATATATAGTTTATATGCTACAAGATCTTGATATTCTTGAAGACTGGACAACAATTAGGAAG gcaaTGGCTACACTGGGTCCACACAGAGTGAAAACAGAAC TTTTTGAACTGATCCCTTTAGCACCTGTGAAACTGGAAAAACATCTGCACAGTGCTAGATCTGAAGAGGGAAGACTATATTATGATGGTGAATGGTACATACGTGGACAGACAATATGTATTGATAAAAAAGATGAATGTCCTACGAG tgccgTAATTACAACAATTAACCATGATGAAGTTTGGTTTAAGAGGCCTGATGGAAGCAAATCTAAGCTTTATATTTCCCAActacagaaaggaaaatattcaatTAAACATTCGTAA
- the Brms1l gene encoding breast cancer metastasis-suppressor 1-like protein isoform X2 → MRWRWTTPKMRGAAPRTRTLRARRSLRMEIAQKFGKRTQWEHEYQSKITYEMDDEDCERRRMECLDEMSNLEKQFTDLKDQLYKERLSQVDAKLQEVIAGKAPEYLEPLATLQENMQIRTKVAGIYRELCLESVKNKYECEIQASRQHCESEKLLLYDTVQSELEEKIRRLEEDRHSIDITSELWNDELQSRKKRKDPFSPDKKKPVVVSGPYIVYMLQDLDILEDWTTIRKAMATLGPHRVKTEPPVKLEKHLHSARSEEGRLYYDGEWYIRGQTICIDKKDECPTSAVITTINHDEVWFKRPDGSKSKLYISQLQKGKYSIKHS, encoded by the exons AAATTTGGGAAGAGGACACAGTGGGAGCATGAGTATCAGTCCAAGATAACTTATG aaATGGATGACGAAGACTGTGAAAGAAGAAGAATGGAATGTTTAGATGAAATGTCCAATCTTGAAAAACAGTTTACAGATCTCAAAGATCA ACTTTATAAAGAACGATTAAGTCAGGTGGATGCAAAACTGCAAGAAGTCATAGCTGGAAAAGCCCCAGAGTATTTGGAACCACTGGCAACTTTGcaagaaaatatgcaaattcGTACAAAGGTAGCAG GAATCTATAGAGAGCTCTGCTTAGAATCTGTAAAGAACAAATATGAATGTGAAATTCAAGCTTCTCGCCAGCATTGTGAG agtgAAAAGCTTTTGTTATACGATACAGTCCAGAGTGAGCTGGAGGAGAAGATAAGAAGGCTTGAGGAGGACAGGCACAGCATTGACATTACTTCAG AGTTGTGGAATGATGAACTTCAgtcaagaaaaaagagaaaggatcCTTTCAGTCCTGACAAAAAGAAGCCAGTTGTTGTCTCAG GTCCATATATAGTTTATATGCTACAAGATCTTGATATTCTTGAAGACTGGACAACAATTAGGAAG gcaaTGGCTACACTGGGTCCACACAGAGTGAAAACAGAAC CACCTGTGAAACTGGAAAAACATCTGCACAGTGCTAGATCTGAAGAGGGAAGACTATATTATGATGGTGAATGGTACATACGTGGACAGACAATATGTATTGATAAAAAAGATGAATGTCCTACGAG tgccgTAATTACAACAATTAACCATGATGAAGTTTGGTTTAAGAGGCCTGATGGAAGCAAATCTAAGCTTTATATTTCCCAActacagaaaggaaaatattcaatTAAACATTCGTAA